In Papaver somniferum cultivar HN1 chromosome 9, ASM357369v1, whole genome shotgun sequence, the genomic stretch tctctctctctctaaaaCATCACTCCCGCCAACCAATCCATCGGCGGTGATGGCTTCTTCTTCAGATCCTCGCAATCCTCCTCCTACAAATCCATCGAAAACCCTAACTCCACCTACTCTTCCATCTCCACTTCCTACTGCTACAACACCCTTCAATCCATCTCCTGCGGCTTTCAGACCACAACCCCATCCTACAATGGCTACAAGACCCTCCCAAAATCCTCAATTTCATCCTTCTCAACAAGTAATAGTTGGCCCAGTTATGACTTCCGGTGGAGCTTACATTCCTAGAAACATTAgaccaccacaacaacaattcGTTTCCGGCGGTGGGGGTTTTCAATCTCGTCCGATTCCTCATCCATTTCCCCATAATAATCAGCTTAGGGGTTATGCTTTTGACACACGTCAACATCACATTCACATGATGAGACCGCCTTCTTTACAGCATCCTCATCTTGGATCTCGTCCCAATCCTGCTGGTCTTGTAAGGAATATCCCTTCTGCTGCTATTCCTCATCCAAAGGTTTGAATTTTCTGTGCCCTAGTTTTGATTCTAGTGTTTTTGGGTGTGTTCTATCAAATTAGTTGTAGTTTACTTGTTATTCATaagttaatttagggttcatgaTTATCACGAGGACAATTTGTATGACGGGGGTTTCAAATGGGTATTTGAATATTTTATAACTATGGTCTTACAAGATGGGGAAATTTTTGTGATTGATTGTGGGAGCATCTGTGTTGAATTGATTGTTATTGCTGTCCCTGGATCTGTTAGCTGCAACACTATGAGATGGGTAGGTCAAATAGAGGTATAAGGTAAAGGCTAGCCTTAGGCATCAGTTTCTTTGTAGCCAAAGCAGAAAGAGGTGGACTTGTTTAACTTGAGCTAGAATCAATACGTTAGTTTTCAAACTTCAAAGAGGGTTACACCATGAAATGCCAAGTTATCGCCTAGCTTTGAAGAATACAATTGCCTCTTAGTTGAGCTCTTGATAGAAGTGTTGATTATTAACATTGCATGTTGGACCCTTATATAAGTAAATGACACTTTGAGGTTTTTATTGTTATTGGATATATGGAGGGTATGCCTCACCTAATTCTGTGTGAGTAGAACGTTAAGTTGTTTCCTtgattccttcttcttcctcctaaaTTATCAAGTGACAGGGATGATAAGATCTTTTATGCCAACTCCTTTAGCTCATTTGGAGGTTGTTTCAAGGATGATTAGATCTTATATGCCAACTCCTTCAGCTCATTTGGAGGCTTGTTGTGCGGTCTATATAGGAATATTCTTGCTAGGATTTATCTAGTTCTTATTTTCTTTAGGAGTTTCAAGATATCTTTGAAATATCCTCCTATTTTACGTCTATAAATTTGGTATGACATATAATACTAAAACCGGGATGAACTAGAAGATAGTTGGTGATATGCTTACCCCCTTACACGATATTGTAAACTGTGATTCCTCGGCTGTATTGGCATCTTAATGATGCGGACGTCTGGCAGCCATCAATTGAGTGTTTCCTGCTTGTATCTGACGAGAAATTAGCTTTGATGTGATGGAAGATCATAAATAACACGATTCTAAAGTTTATACTCAAAATTATCTATATGTCATATGTGTTAGTTTTGCTTCATGCTTTACACTATCCTTTATTTCAGACAATCAGTACATGCACATTATCATTCAAAGTGTGCCATATTTTAGTTGCTGTTTCTTTTGACTAGAAACTTGTCACGTGCTTCCATGATCCCTAACATTTATTTGCTCGTGGATTGTTGTAGACTGCTTCGTTTCCTTCAAAGTCACCTGATTATGACGGCTTGAAGAGGTAATTGTTTTGCTTTCAAAATAAGTTCATTCTATTGTATGATTTTTGGAAACTAATATTTCATATCATGTTCTCTACAGGGATAAAAATAGAGATGAGAAATGTGTTACTATTAATGATCGGAAAGTAAGTATGCGTGATCTTATTtaatttatcttatttaatttgattgatttactACATTAATGGAGTGGGGTTACGTTCTCCAttcttgtttgaatttcagattcTCGTCCCTGTGTCAGCCTTATGAGGTGATTTTCTTTGTATAGTAGTTTGGTCTTGTTACGGTATGAACGGAAATATAGGATAGTTATATGGAAAATCTCTTAGCTCTCTGTTGCTTGTAACAAGTAATAATTAGTTCTATTTTATGCATTTTTGAGATAAAATAGTAACCAAAGAATATGCAGTTTAGCTTATCAAGATAATATTTTGACTTACGTGCTTGTATACTGACGTTGCTGCGATGTATATATGGAACCACAGCCCAAAACATTGGTTAATGGGTGCTGATTATGTACGTTCATGTCCTGGTTATACCATATACATCTTTTGACAAAAATTAGTAGCCCGTTTATGACTGTCTTTTCAACTTGGATCAAGACACCCTTCCCTTTTCTTAGTGCCACATTTAAAGTGCAGGAGTTTGGGAGCAAACCCTAAATGCAGATAATATTTATGTTAGGTTAAGGTTCCTGGGTCCCTGTTACCAACCTTCAACACCCCATAAATTGTGTAAAATGTCAAGCAACTATTATTGTTTTGGTCATAATACTCATTTTGTTCTTGAGTTCGTGTTACTCAAAAGATGCATCATATGAATGTAGAATGTATAGCTGTTTACTATTCGTAACTCTTATTTTCCCTGTTGTGATTTTGTTGAATGATGGTTCGGGTTGTAAATACATATCTCGTGGTCTTCTATATTCTTCTTTTTTGTAAGCCTGGTTGCTTGATCTCCCAATgttcatttttttcttgttttctggaAACTTGATTTTGCATAAGCATTGGAAGTTTTGGTTTTCGGATTTAAATATGTTTGTATCTAGGAAGATTGGTTTGATGACCTGTGTGCAAATGGCATAGGGCACTTTGGTGATGAGTTTATAATGTTAATATCGAGTCAGCAAGCTGGTTTGAAACGAAAATTGTATATTCATGATAAGTGTTGAGATGTAAAAATTTCTGAGTTTTGAAACTTTATTTGTGTGAATTGATTTATAATTTTGTAATGCAAATGTAGCACCTACCACATGAAATAATCACCTGTCTCTATAATTTATAGATTCGGTTAGCCGATGGTGCTTCTCTGTACGCACTTTGTAGGTCATGGGTGCACAATGGATTTCCTCAAGAAAGTCAGGTATTCACTTGCATCTCCTTTGCTCACATCACGTTTTATGTTTTGCCATTGAAGCTTTTGTTTACGGTCTTACTCTTGGAACTTGTATAAAACTTCCATACAAATTTGGTAATTCTGTTCCTTTACTTTTCGGATCTGCTACTGCGTAGCAACCACATGAGTTATAATTAGCAAT encodes the following:
- the LOC113314370 gene encoding uncharacterized protein LOC113314370 isoform X2, giving the protein MASSSDPRNPPPTNPSKTLTPPTLPSPLPTATTPFNPSPAAFRPQPHPTMATRPSQNPQFHPSQQVIVGPVMTSGGAYIPRNIRPPQQQFVSGGGGFQSRPIPHPFPHNNQLRGYAFDTRQHHIHMMRPPSLQHPHLGSRPNPAGLVRNIPSAAIPHPKTASFPSKSPDYDGLKRDKNRDEKCVTINDRKIRLADGASLYALCRSWVHNGFPQESQTQIIGGIKPLPRPKPSAPGNTNVRKRKENFDEDEEEVEDEAAVQHLSSHDLLQKHIKRAKRVRARLREERKERIERYKDRLVHLLPSPVEEFRHDTAPGG
- the LOC113314370 gene encoding uncharacterized protein LOC113314370 isoform X1 → MASSSDPRNPPPTNPSKTLTPPTLPSPLPTATTPFNPSPAAFRPQPHPTMATRPSQNPQFHPSQQVIVGPVMTSGGAYIPRNIRPPQQQFVSGGGGFQSRPIPHPFPHNNQLRGYAFDTRQHHIHMMRPPSLQHPHLGSRPNPAGLVRNIPSAAIPHPKTASFPSKSPDYDGLKRDKNRDEKCVTINDRKIRLADGASLYALCRSWVHNGFPQESQQTQIIGGIKPLPRPKPSAPGNTNVRKRKENFDEDEEEVEDEAAVQHLSSHDLLQKHIKRAKRVRARLREERKERIERYKDRLVHLLPSPVEEFRHDTAPGG